The genome window CGGTCACCGGGAAATTATTCGAGCTGGTGGTTCCCACCAGATCGATATCGCCATTGGCATCGATTCCCATGCCATTGACCGCGTCATTTTCCCGGCCGCCGAGGTAGCTATAGAACAGGAATGGGTTGGCGCTATTCGGGCCGGCTGGACCCAGCTTCGCCAGGAAGCCATCGACTGCGCCGCCGGGCGTGTTTTGAGTGGCATTGGATGTGGCCGGCAGGCTGGCCGATGAGGTATAGCCGGCAATGTAAACGTCGTCGGTGCTGTCGACCGCAATGGCGGTTGCCACTCCGCTCGGCGCTGCGCCCAGGTAAGCACCCCAAACCAGCTGCGAGCCAGAGGAGTTGAACTTGGCCACGAACGCATCGCCGTTCCCCGCAAAACTGCTCGCGCAGCTCGAGAAGGGGCAAAACAAGTTGCTGGAGTTGGTGCTGCCAGCCACGTACACGTTGTCCGCCGTATCGACCGTGACGGCATTGATGGCATCGGCGCCGCTGCCGCCCAAATAGGTCGCCCAACCGATGCTGGTGCCGGCGCGGGGAATCATGGCGATGAAGCCATCGAAGTTGCCGCCGATTTGCGGCTGGTGGGCACCCGCGGTTACCGGAAAGTTAGTCGAAGCGGTGGCCCCGCCAACGACAACATTGCCCGTCTGATCCACGGCAATGGCGTTGCCGTTGTCTATGTCGGAGCCGCCCAGGTAGGTCGCGTAAAGCGTCGAAGTACCGGCCGCGCTGATGCCGGCGACAAATGCATCGGTCTTGCCTGCCATGGTCTTCTGCGGAGCCGTCGCGCTTACGGGGAAATCCGTGGATGAGGTGGTGCCGGTAATGAAGGCTTCACCCTGGGGATCGACGGCAATGGCTGCTGCCTTGTCATCTCCGGTGCCGCCCAAATAGGTCGAATAATCAAGCTTGGCGCCGCCGACTGCGAATTTGGTCACGAAGGCATCGTAGCCGCCGGCGTTCGCGGCCTGGATGGGCGGGACTGCCGCCGTGGTGGGGAAATTCGTTGAATTCGTAAAGCCGGTGACGTAGGCGGCGCCGGTAGAATCGACGGCGATGCCGGTGGCTTCATCGTCGCCGTTGCCGCCCAAATAGGTCGAATAGATCAGCGATTTGCCGTCGGCGGAGATTTCGGTCACGAAGGCGTCATTGCTGCTGGTGCTGAACGAACCGGGCGCATCTTTCGCCTGGAAGGCGCTCTGCACCGGAAAGTCGGTAGATATTGTGAAACCGGCAACGTAGCCATTGCCTTTGGAGTCAACGGCTACCGCGTTGGCCTGGTTGTAAGAGGTGCCGCCCAGCAGGCTGGCGAAAGCTAGAATCGGGTCGACTATGAGCGTACGGTTCGCATCATAGGCGCCTACCACCAAGCCCACGCGATCATCCGGCAGCAGGCGGTACTGTACCCGGACGGCGTGACGGCGACCGTTTACGGACTGGTAGGCGAGCGGCGTGCGCAGACTGACGCCATGGGCCAAGGTAAGGCTGCCATCCGCGCCAAGATACGGTGAGGCCCCGCGAAATGCCATTTGCACGGCTGCCGGGGAGGCATGGGGCGCCAACTTCAGGTCGAATTCGACCTGACCATCATGACCGTAATAGGTGACACCCACGCCCGGATATATTTTCGCAAAATCGACCTTGCGATAGCTACGGACGGAAACCAGTCCAGAGCCGAGCCAATAGTGAACCGGCGAGGCGACAGCTTGCCGGCCCTGCGCGGCGGGTGCAGCCGTGGCGCCGGCAAACCTCATCCCGACGGCGCCCTGCTTCGTCTTCACGACCATACCCCGCGCGGTAAGAAACACGATGGTGCCCCGGCTGCGCGCCAAAAATTGAGCCTGGGAGGCCGTCTGGCCCTGATTCGCCTCAAAGGTCAGCGGAATCTGGGCATACTGCGCCTTCAGGCGCGAGGACTGCTTCCCGGCCGGCGCTTGCGCCAGTGCTACCGCCGCGGCCAGTGCCACGACTGCCCCGGTCAGGGACAGGGTTGAAGCAAAACGCGAATTCGGACACGACAGTTTCCACATAGACATGATCTGCTTAGACTCTCTCAATCGGGATCGGAAGGCTGCGGTCGATCACGGGCAGAGCGGTACCGGCCATGCCGGCGCCGGCAGAGCCGGACTATTTAGAAGAATCATCCCCAAACCAGTGCCTCAGAGTCAAGCAAAAAGAGCGCTTATGGCCCAGTTCGGAGGATCCCGGAGTGCCAGCGGCGCATCCTGCCGGGAATCGAAGCCCGCCGGAGGCTACGCTTGCAAGCGATCCAGCGCCGCTTCCAGGCGCTGGCGGTCGGGATCGGAGGCCTCCAAACCTTCACAATTGATCCGGACATTGTCGCGGGCGCCGGTGAATCCCGCTTCGGCCAGGGCGAGTGCGGTGCTCACGTCACTGGCCATTGCCGCAGGCGTTTGCGGGGCGGCGCGTTCTAGCAGGTCGCGCAGTTTGCGGCAGCGGGTGGCGACCCCAAGGGGCACGTCGGCAGCCAGCACCGTAGCCGCATGAATGGCCTGCGCGCGGCTGCCTTGTTCCGCCTCGGTGGCTTTGGGCAAGCGGCGGGCGGCGCGAATAGCGAGGAACGCTTCGCTGTCTTCATCGGTCGCGCGTGTCAGTTGTTCGCTCAAGGTGGCGAATTCACGCTCGGCTCCGTCCCAAACCGCCGTGTCGGTACCGGCTTTGCGCGCCTTCGCACGGGCCAGCCGCGCCACCATGGTGCCGAGCGCCGCCGCCATTGCTCCGGTCGCGGCGGCTGCGGTGCCGCCCCCCGGCGCCGGTTCCTCCGACGCCAGTGCATCGAGAAACGGCCGCAGCGTGTTCGCCTGCTTCACGGGCAGAGCCTTCAGAACCCTTTCAACACGCGTTTCAATGACCATTTCCGCGTCGAAGGCGACGAACTTCAGCATTTCCGCCGCGGCCTCTTCCAGCGCCTTCCGGGGGACCAATCCGATCAGTTCGCTCTCCACCGGCGTTGCGCCGTGCTTGGCGGCTTCGGTGGTAACGGTATGCCAGGCCGTGGCGAGAGAGGTGGTTTCAAAATCCGTCAAGTTCATCGAAACTTGTGCGCGCGGCGGGTGGCTGAGCAGCACACCCATGCCTTTCACCGCGGGCAGGCCGCCGCTCGATGTGCGCACTGCCTTGGCAACGGCCTTGGCCACCGCCAGATCGGCGGTGTCCAGATTGATGTTGTAGGCAATCAGGAACTTGCGCGCGCCCACCACTGTCGCTCCGGCCGAAGGGTGCAGCCGGCAGTCGGGGAAGGGAAGACCGAAATCGGGGGTGCGGCCAGGATCGGTCTTGACCAGTTCGGAAACGCCTTCAAATTGTCCCTTGCGGATGTTCTCGAGACCGCGCCGGTCTTCACGCCGTGCCGCGGCTTCATAGAGGTACACGGGAATCTGATACCGCTTCCAGATTTCCTCGCCCGCCCACTCGGCCAACCGGACGCATTCTTCCAGGGTTGCGCCTGCCAGCGGAACGAAGGGCACCACGTCGGTGGCGCCCAGCCGGGGATGCGCACCCTGATGACGGCGCAAGTCGATTCGTTGCGCGGCAAGGCCGACGCCACGCACGGCGGCTTCGGCCACGGCTTTGGCTTCACCGGCCAGGGTGATCACGGACCGGTTATGATCCGCATCCATTTCCTGCGCCAGCAGGGATACGCCCGGCACGGTAAGCATGGCTTGCACAATTTCGCCGACGACGGCCGCGTTGCGGCCCTCGCTGAAGTTAGGAACACATTCAATCATGGCCATGGCTTTCGATCCACACTCCATTCTGTACAACCGCACGGCAGAGATTCTGACCGGCGTAGTAGGGAATTGCGCGATAGTCGCCGGCGGCAAAAATGGCCAGGTCGGCGCGCTTACCCGGCGCGAGCGAACCGCAAATGCCGGCGCGGGCCAGTGCCGCGGCGCCATTGATGGTCACCGCCGTCCAGGCCTCGGCGGGCGTGAGTCGCATACCGTTGCAGGCGATGCTCATGACCAGCGGCAGCGACAGAATCGGACAGGTGCCGGGATTGAAGTCGGTGGCGAGGGCGACAGCCGCGCCCGCCTCGATCAGCATGCGTGCGGGCGCATAGGTCTGGCCCAGAAAAAAATTGGCGCCCGGAATCAACGTGGCGACAGTTTCGGCACGGCCCAAGAGGGCGGCGTCAGCGGCACGTGCCGCGTCACAATGATCGACCGATACTGCGCCAAGCTCGATGCCAAGGCCGATGCCGCCCATGGGAGCGAATTGCTCAGCGTGAAGTTTCAACTGTAAGTCCCGGGCGCGGGCCGCTTCGAGGATTTGCCGGCTTTCGGCCAGCGTGAAGGCGCTGGGATCGCAAAAAACGTCGGCAAACTCCGGCGCCGCATCGCCAAGGGCACAAACGGCATCGAGCATCGTGGTGCTCACCAGGGCGACGTAACGGGCGCGGTCGTTGACGAACTCCGGGGGGACAATGTGCGCACCCAAAAATGTAGGCGCCACGTCGCCGCCGGCAGCGAGCGCAGCGGCGTGCGCCGCCCGCAAGCTCTTGCATTCGGCCTCAACCGTAAGACCATAACCGGATTTCACTTCGATCGTGGTGGTGCCAGCGGCGCGCGCTTGCCGGATCCAGAAGGCGGCTTGATGGGTCAAATCGCTTTCACTGGCGGTGCGTACCGCTTCGAGACTCGAGCGGATGCCGCCGCCGGCCGCGGCAATTTCCTGGTAGCTGGTGCCGGCCAGGCGGCGCTCATAGTCGGCCATGCGCGGCGCGGCGAAAACCAGGTGCGTATGCGGATCGCACAGTCCCGGGGTCACCAGCATTCCTGAGCAGTCGTGAGTTGCAACCCCGCTGGGGGCCCGCGCCGCGACCGCATCGTTTGGTCCGGCGGCTACGATTTGCCCTTTGTCGATGAGGACGGCCCCGTCGCGCACCAGGCCCAGATCGTTCATCTCCGTCCCCCGCCGCGCGCGGTCCGGACCGGCGAGGGTCAGCAGTTGGGTCGCATGCGTGAGGAGCAGCGCCATCTATTTCATCGGGATCTGAATCCCGTGTGCATCCGCGAAGGCCCGCGCCTCCGGGTATCCGGCGTCCACATGCCGCGCGACGCCGATGCCGGGATCGTTGGTCAGCACGCGCTCAATGCGCTCCGCCATCTCCGGCGTACCGTCGGCGACCGTTACCTGGCCGGCATGCTGGGCGTAGCCGATGCCGACCCCACCCCCATTATGGATGGACACCCAGCTCGCGCCGCTGGCAGTGTTGAGCAGGGCATTGAGCAGCGGCCAGTCGGCGACCGCATCGCTGCCATCTTTCATGCTTTCAGTTTCACGGAAGGGTGAGGCCACTGAGCCGCAATCCAGATGATCGCGCCCCATCACAATCGGGGCCTTCACCTCGCCCTTGCGCACCATCTCGTTCAGCGCCAGACCGAACTTGGCCCGTTCGCCGTAACCGAGCCAACAAATGCGTGCCGGCAGACCTTGAAACTTCACATGCTTGCGTGCCAAGCCAATCCAGCGGCTCAAAATCTCGTCGTGCGGAAACAGCTTCAACACCAGTTCATCGGTGGCGTGAATGTCGCTGGCTTCGCCACTCAGCGCGGCCCAGCGGAAAGGCCCCCGCCCCTCGCAAAACAGGGGCCGGATATAAGCGGGCACGAAACCGGGGAAATCGTAGGCGTTCTTGACGCCGCGCTGGAAGGCCATGGTGCGGATGTTGTTGCCGTAGTCAAAGGTCACCGCGCCGGCCTTTTGCAGATCGAGCATGGCGCGCACGTGTGTGGCTATCGAATCCATGGCCCGGTCGCGATACTCCTCCGGCGCGCGTGCGCGCAGCTCCGCCGCCTCGGCCAGGCTCATCCCCGCCGGAATATATCCGTACAGCGGGTCATGGGCGCTGGTCTGATCCGTCAGCAGATCGGGAACCACTCCGCGCTTTACCAGCTCCGGCAAGACTTCGGCGCAATTGCCCACCAAGCCCACCGAAGTGGGCTGCTTCTGCCGGATGGCATTGCGCAGAATACGCAGCGCTTCGTCCAGGTCGTTCACCTGAATATCGCAGTAGCCGCTCCGGACCCGGCGATTGATATGCGCCGGATCGACCTCGACGCCCAAAAAGGCCGCACCGTTTAGCGTCGCTGCCAGCGGTTGCGCGCCGCCCATGCCGCCCAGTCCGCCGCTGACCACCAGCTTGCCGTGCAAGGAGCCGCCAAAGTGCTGCCGTGCCGCGGCGGCGAAGGTCTCAAACGTCCCCTGCACGATTCCCTGCGAGCCGATATAAATCCAGCTACCCGCAGTCATCTGGCCGTACATCATCAGCCCGCGCCGCTCCAGCTCATCGAACTGCTCCCAGTTCGACCAGTGGCCCACCAGATTGGAGTTGCAAATCAGCACGCGTGGCGCGTAGCTGTGCGTCGCGAAAACGCCCACCGGTTTGCCCGACTGTACCAGCAGGGTTTCCTCGTTGCCCAGCTTTTCCAGCGCGGCAACAATAGCCCGGTAGCAATCCCAATTCCGCGCCGCCCGTCCGCGCCCGCCGTAAACCACCAGATCCTGCGGCCGCTCGCCCACTTCCGGGTCGAGATTGTTCATCAGCATCCGCATCGCCGCCTCTTGCGCCCAGCCGCGGCAGCGCAACTGGGTGCCGCGTGGAGCGCGGATCGGACTGGTGGGCGCTATGCCCAGCGGAGACGATGAAGTGGTGGTCGGCATAATTTTCAGTTTACAGGTTGCCGGTTACAGGTTACAGATGAGAGCGCGATGGATGCGTACTTGATTTGGGCGCTCAGCGCGGCAGTGGCCTGGGGTTCGGCCGATTTCTGCGCCAAAAAAGCCGCCGAACGCCTTGGCTTCTGGCCGACCGTCTGGGGCATGAACGCGGTGGGTGCGCTGGCGCTGGCGCTGGTATGGGTCGCCGGCGGCGTGCAGATTCCCGCCTCGCAGTTGCCGCTGCTCATCTGGCTGGGCGTGGGCAATACGGTTGGCGGCGTGCTGTTTTATTACGCGCTCGAGAACGGTCCGCTCGTGCTGGTGTCGCCGATTACCGCTGCCTACCCCGTGGTTTCGGCGGCTCTGGCCTACGTCATTTCCGGCGAGCGGCTGGCGGCGTTGATGGCCTTCGCGGTTGCAGGTGTCATTGCCGGGACTTTATTAGCCTCGCTGGCGGCGCGGCGGGGTACGGCGGCAGGGTACCCTCGGCGCAAGTCGGCGCTTTGGGCAGCGGTCGGTGGTGCGCTGGTCTTCGGCACGGTCTTCTACGCCCTCGCGGCGCACTCAGCGGCCAGCGGTTCTACCGCTCCCGTCCTGATTTTCCGCTTCGCCGGCGCCGGCCTGCTGGCCCTGCCGCTGCTCGCCGGTTTTCGTCCGCCTCGAAACTGGTTCCGTTCCGGCTGGATGTGGGCCACCGGCCTGCTCGACAGCTCGGCCTATATCTTCTACGCCGTGGGCGCACGCCACCTGCCGGTTTCGGTCATCTCGGCGCTAAGCGGCCTGTTTACCGTCTGGACACTGGTGTTGGCCGTGGTCTTCCTGCGCGAGCGCCTGGCCTGGCGGCAATGGCTCGGGGTGGCGCTCATCGTCGCCGCCATCGCCCTGCTCGCGTTAAGATGAATTCCATGGTTATCTGTCCCATCTGCGGCCTCTCCGAACGGTGTCGCAATCACTGGGTAGCTTCGCAGGAGCCCGGCGGCGAGGTCGAATTTCAAATCGGCGCCATGACCGCCAGCGAGGATAACCTCATCCTGCTGCGCAATAAACTGAAAAATCCACCGTTACGGACGCTGTTTGAAAAGATAAACCTGGCGCCGGAGTGGGTGGAAGAGCAGGGAAGAACCCTGGCCTACCTGCCCTGGCCACTGGAGCTCCGCGGTGCCGTCCATCGCACCTTGTTCCCGCTCGGTACGGGCAATAGTTCCCCGTTGCCGCAGACCGTCTTCCACACTCATCGTCTGGAAGATTTGACCCTCGATAGCATCGAGCTGGACGCCGTCAATTGTCTCCCCGATGAGCTGATGTACAAAGCTCGCTTTCAGCTCCGCCTTGCAGACGTGGGCGCAGTGCCCTTCGAGTATGTTCAACTCGTCTTCGCCCCCGGCGTCGAGTGGGCGCCAAAGTTGGCGGCATCCTCGAAGCGGCAGGCTGCCGAGGCGCTGGTGCGGCTGCTGCTTGGCGGCTTGGTCGACCCTTTACGCACCCTCTTCGCGGGGCATGAAGTTCAAGTGTTAAGCGAGGAGCAGCAGGATAAACTGGCGCCTGACAAGCTGATCGACGAACTCGCACTTCCCGGTGAACCAGAACGCCACCTGGGCGAGGAAATCGAGAGGCTGGTCAATGAGCGCCGGCTGCAGCCGATGCTCCGCGACCAGCTCCTCAGCTTGCTTGCGACAGAATATTTGACATAAGATCCATTATCAGACATTATGTCGCCTGGCGGCAACTTGCAGGATCTCTGAGCCATGCGGGCGAAGGCTCCCGGGAATCGAAGCTCGCACTCCAACGGGAGCGACCCGGGCAAAAAGTGGCGAGCCACCTAGGCCGCTAACCTCCTGCCGCCGCTTTCCCCTTTGATTTCGATCTTGCGCGGCAGCGCCTTCTCACTCATCGGGGCGGTAATTTCCAACACGCCGCTGTTGAAATTGGCATCGATCTTTTCGGTCTGCACCCCTTCCGGCAGTGTGACCACGCGCTCGAAGCTTCCGTAGGTGATTTCGCGCTGGAACGAACGGTCTTCGGCCGGGGTGACGTCCTGTTTCCTTTCGCCGGAAATGCTGAGCTCATTTCCGTGAACCTGCAGGTTGACTTCACCTGGCTTTACGCCCGGCAGAGCCATGCGGATGTGGTACTTATTCTGGTCGATATAACTCTCCACCGGGGGAACCCAGGCCACAGCACTGCCGCTGGTGGACCAGCGCTCCCAGAACGGGTTGGTGAACATGCGGTTGAAGAAGTCATCAAAGCCACGCCGGGGATCATAGATATCGTAGGGGTCGCGACGGGAAAGGGACTGTGAATGCATTGCAGAACCTCCTTCGCGCTACGATGGCGCCCCAGCCCAAAAGGTGGTCCCTGCTCTACTCCTGCGGTTGCGGATTGGAGGCGCTCTCGCAGGGGACCGGGGACAGCACTGCCGGGCGCTCGTTGATCGGGTATTCCGTATCCGCATGCCGCACGATCTTGTCGAATTCCAGCTGTTGCGCGGGCGTAAGCAGGTCCCGGAGCTGGGCGCGGTCACGCTGCCGCAGAGCGTCAAATTGCGGTGCCAGTTGCGTCTCCAACTTCTGGTAGCGACCGATCGTGTCGCGCAGCACGGCATCCACCTCGGTCACCTGGAGAGGTGTGAGATGGAGACGACGCCCCATTTCCGTGGCAATCTTGCGGTGCTGGCGGATGTCGTACTCGTTGTGCGGGTGCATATGAAACCAGTAATGTTCCGCCAGGTTCATAAAGGTGCCGCCCAGCAGTAGGCCGCTGACAAAGAGCAACGCGATAAAAGTGGTTGTCCGCCGGTCCCGCATAGCCTTCCCTCCCTCACGGATTCATGAGGTTCAACATGGCGTCGGCGAGCCGCGGCTGCACGTGCGAATCCGCCGGATGCTGCGGGTTGATGTGCGGGACATCGAGCGCCATGGCCTCGTCGGCATTGGGCATCTCGGTACGTTGCAGATTGTAAGCGAACGAGCCCAGCGCGGCGACGAACAACGCCGCCGCGAGGGCCAGGTGCAACCACCGAATCTCAGCCCGGCGATAGCGCGGCTGCAACGTCTGAATGCGCGCTCGCAGCCGCTCGTAAAAATAAGGATCCGCAGCCGGTTCTTTCTCGGCCTGCAAGCGGTGCAGCAGGCTGTGGCTGGCAAGCATTACTTGCCAGCGGCGCGTGCAGAGGCGGCAGATCCCCAAGTGGGGGGCTAGACGCACCGGTGCGCCCCCTGCCGCTCCCGGATGGGTTGCCAGAAAATCTTCCGCTTCCCGGATAAACCTCCGGCACCCCGCCTTCTTCAGCAGCCAGTGACCAGTTCCCTTCATACTTCCCACACCTCGGCTTCAGACCCGCTTCCGCCGCAACGCCGTCAGGAGCGCTTGACGGGCGCGGAACAGACGTACCTTCACGGTGTTCTCATTCAATCCGACGATGGCAGCCACTTCCCTGACGCCGTACCCCTCGACTTCCTTCAATATCAGCAGCACGCGGTCCTCGGCGCAGACCCGCGCCAGCAGCTTGTCGGCCAGCTCCCGTACCTCAACCTGTTTGGCCAGGCTGGCCACTCCCAGGTGTCCATTAACGTCCAGATTTTCGATCCAGGCCGACTCCTGTTCCGACAGGTCCGCCAGGATTTTCGCCCGCCGAACCTTCTGTTTCCGCAAGTGGTCGTAGCATTCGTTCACCGCGATCTTATAGATCCAGGTGGAAACCGCCGACTGGAAGTTGAACTTGTTCAGGGCAAAATAGACTTTCGTAAATATCTGTTGCGCAATGTCGTCGCAATCGTTTGACTGGCGCAGGATGCCCCGTACGATCGCGCTTACGCGCGGCTGAAAGCGCCGCACCAATTCCTCGAAGGCGGCATCGTCACCCCCCTGACAGCGCCGCAGCAGCGCCGCCTGGCCATCCGCCTCGGGCGTCAACACCAGCCCTGGGTGGGTGACTGCAGCAGCGGCCGCCGGCAACACAGCTTCCATGTCGGGTAAGACGTGGCTCATGACGGTTCCGTTTCCCCTACTTCTGCCGTCATTGTAGCGCCGAAGAGGCCTATTCCCACTCGATGGTGGCAGGAGGCTTGGAGCTGATGTCGTAGACCACGCGGGTGATCCCCGGGACCTCGTTAACGATGCGGCTGGAGATCGTGCCTAACAGGTCGTACGGCAGCGGCGCCCAGTCGGCGGTCATGCCGTCTTCGGAGTGGATCGCGCGCAGAGCGCAGGTAAGACCGTAGGTGCGGAAGTCGCCCATGACCCCCACCGTGCGCACCGGAAGCAGCACCACAAACGACTGCCAGAGACGGTGGTAATAGCCGGCTTTGCGGATCTCCTCGAGTGCGATGGCGTCGGCGGCGCGCAACAGCTCCAGCTTTTCGGCGGTGACCTCGCCTAGGATCCGCACTGCTAGTCCAGGCCCCGGGAACGGCTGCCGTCCGAGCAGTCCGGCATCCAGTCCCAGATCGGCCCCCACCCGGCGTACCTCATCCTTGAATAGGTCGCGCAGCGGCTCGATCAGCTTCAGTTTCATCTCTGCCGGCAGGCCGCCGACGTTGTGATGGCTCTTGATCACCGCCGATGGACCATGCACCGAGACCGACTCGATCACATCCGGGTAGAGGGTTCCCTGCACCAGGAACTCGGCCCCGAGCACCCGCGCCTCCGGCTCGAAGGTTTCGATGAACAGCCGTCCAATGATCTTGCGCTTTTGCTCGGGATCGGTGACGCCGGCAAGTGCCGACAGAAATTGCCGGGTGGCATCGACAGCACGCAAGTTCAGGCCCAGGCGCTCCCGCAACGCCTGCTGCACCTGCTCGAATTCATTCCGCCGCAGCAAGCCGTTATTCACAAAAACGCAAACCAGCCGGTCGCCGATGGCGCGGTGTACCAGCGCCGCGGCGACACTGGAATCGACGCCGCCGCTGAGGGCGCAAATCGCTCTTCCCTGCCCGCCAACCTGTGCCTGAATGCGCGCCACCTGCTCGGCGATGAACGACTGCGGGGTCCAATCGCGCGTCACGCCGCACAAATCGAGAAAATTGCTCAACAGCGCGGTTCCGTGCTCGGTATGCCGGACTTCGGGATGAAACTGCACCGCCCACATCCGCCGCCGCACATCCGCGACCGCCGCCAAGGCGCTGGGACTTTGACCGATCGCGCGGAACCCTGCGGGGAGCTGCTGCACGGCATCGCCGTGCGACATCCAGACCACCTCGCATCCCGTGCTGCCGCGGAACAGGCCGTCACCCGGATCTACGGTAACTTCGGCACGTCCGAACTCACGTTTCGCAGCATTCTCGACCGTCCCTCCCAGCGCATCGACCATAACCTGCAGGCCGTAACAGATACCCAGCAGCGGCACGCCCGCCGTCCAGATCGCCGCCACCGGCCGTGGCGCGTCCGGCGCGTACACCGAAGCGGGCCCTCCGGAGAGAATGATGCCGGCGGGCTGGTGCGCTGCGATTTCGTCCCAGGTGGCATTGAACGGCAACAGGAGACTATGGACACCCAGCTCGCGGATGCGCCGGGCAATGAGCTGCGAGTACTGCGCGCCAAAATCGAGAACGACGATTGAGCGGTGAGAGCTGTTCATAACACAAAGTTCACCAGGCGCCCGGGAACGACGACTACCTGACGGGGCGTTTTTCCCGCCAGCAGCGGGGCGATCTTCTCGTGGGCGCGAGCCGCAGCTTCCAAATCCTGCTTTTCCGTCTCCGGCGCGACGCTCAGCCGCGCCCGCAGCTTGCCGTTCACCTGCACCACGACTTCAATGGTTTCCTCTTGCGCCAACGCAGCGTCAAATTCAGGCCAGGGCTGGCGGGCAATCTCGCCGCGTTCCCCCCGGCGCATCCAGAGCTCTTGCGCTAGAAACGGCGCCAGGGGCGCCAGCATCAACAGTACTAACCGGATCAGCTCCGCCCGCACGGACATCGAAAGCTCGTTTTGGGCGCCATAGATGGCGTTCACCAATTCCATCAGGCCGGCGATGGAGGTATTGAAATGCCAACGCGTTTCAAAATCTGCCGTCATTCGCCGCAGCGTCTGATGTGCCCTCCGCAGCAGGCCGATGTCGGCGGTGCCGCTTCCCGCTTCAGCGGGGCGGAGGGCCAGTCTCCACACGCGGACTAGAAAACGGTGAATGCCCTCGACGCCCTGATCGCTCCAATCAAAATCCTTCTCCGGAGGTGCGGCAAACAGTACATACATGCGGGTCGCATCGGCGCCATAGCGATCGATCAATGCTTCCGGATCAACGACATTGCCTTT of Acidobacteriota bacterium contains these proteins:
- a CDS encoding Hsp20/alpha crystallin family protein; the protein is MHSQSLSRRDPYDIYDPRRGFDDFFNRMFTNPFWERWSTSGSAVAWVPPVESYIDQNKYHIRMALPGVKPGEVNLQVHGNELSISGERKQDVTPAEDRSFQREITYGSFERVVTLPEGVQTEKIDANFNSGVLEITAPMSEKALPRKIEIKGESGGRRLAA
- a CDS encoding sigma-70 family RNA polymerase sigma factor codes for the protein MSHVLPDMEAVLPAAAAAVTHPGLVLTPEADGQAALLRRCQGGDDAAFEELVRRFQPRVSAIVRGILRQSNDCDDIAQQIFTKVYFALNKFNFQSAVSTWIYKIAVNECYDHLRKQKVRRAKILADLSEQESAWIENLDVNGHLGVASLAKQVEVRELADKLLARVCAEDRVLLILKEVEGYGVREVAAIVGLNENTVKVRLFRARQALLTALRRKRV
- a CDS encoding glutamine-hydrolyzing GMP synthase codes for the protein MNSSHRSIVVLDFGAQYSQLIARRIRELGVHSLLLPFNATWDEIAAHQPAGIILSGGPASVYAPDAPRPVAAIWTAGVPLLGICYGLQVMVDALGGTVENAAKREFGRAEVTVDPGDGLFRGSTGCEVVWMSHGDAVQQLPAGFRAIGQSPSALAAVADVRRRMWAVQFHPEVRHTEHGTALLSNFLDLCGVTRDWTPQSFIAEQVARIQAQVGGQGRAICALSGGVDSSVAAALVHRAIGDRLVCVFVNNGLLRRNEFEQVQQALRERLGLNLRAVDATRQFLSALAGVTDPEQKRKIIGRLFIETFEPEARVLGAEFLVQGTLYPDVIESVSVHGPSAVIKSHHNVGGLPAEMKLKLIEPLRDLFKDEVRRVGADLGLDAGLLGRQPFPGPGLAVRILGEVTAEKLELLRAADAIALEEIRKAGYYHRLWQSFVVLLPVRTVGVMGDFRTYGLTCALRAIHSEDGMTADWAPLPYDLLGTISSRIVNEVPGITRVVYDISSKPPATIEWE